A single genomic interval of Lathyrus oleraceus cultivar Zhongwan6 chromosome 7, CAAS_Psat_ZW6_1.0, whole genome shotgun sequence harbors:
- the LOC127100998 gene encoding protein NRT1/ PTR FAMILY 4.5 yields MQEEELVDGKVDWRGRTAVRHKHGGMKVSLLVLGAFAFENMATLSLAVNLVSYFNGIMHYELPDAANMVTNYAGVSYMLSIVVAVLADTLIGRYKSVVFSGLFECLGLALLTIQAHYRSLKPAICNLYDKNAVCEKIKGSHEAFLFIGLYLLAFGSAGLKASLPSHGADQFDERNPKEARQMSSFFNGLLLAICIGGSVSLTFNVWIQDSKGWDWGFGISTIAIVCATIVFAFGLPLYRIHVAQRTNSLIEILQVYIAAIRNRNLPLPADSEELYEIEQDKEAAMDIEFLPHRDIFRFLDKAAIERKSNDVQSEKPKVPSPWKLCRVTQVENAKIILSMIPIFCCTIIMTLCLAQLQTFSVQQGFTMDTRIAKHFNIPPASLPIIPVAFLLILIPFYDQICVPLLRKLTGIPTGVTHLQRIGVGLVLSSISMAIAAIIEVKRKNVARDNNMLDAVPGVQPLPLSIFWLSFQYFVFGIADMFTYVGLLEFFYSEAPKGLKATSTCFLWCSMAIGYFISSIMVQLVNRATKNVTASGGWLAGNNINRNHLNLFYLLLSLLSLLNFFVYLVVSKRYKYRLQSPAVKGVDSQ; encoded by the exons ATGCAGGAAGAAGAGCTAGTTGATGGAAAAGTTGATTGGAGAGGAAGAACAGCTGTGAGACACAAACATGGGGGAATGAAAGTGTCTTTGCTTGTACTAG GCGCGTTTGCATTTGAGAACATGGCAACACTATCACTAGCAGTGAATTTGGTATCATACTTCAACGGAATAATGCATTATGAACTACCAGATGCAGCTAACATGGTAACCAACTATGCAGGAGTTAGTTACATGCTTTCGATTGTTGTCGCTGTTCTAGCTGATACATTGATTGGAAGATACAAATCTGTTGTTTTTTCTGGCCTCTTTGAGTGTTTG GGACTGGCGTTACTCACAATACAAGCACACTATCGTTCATTAAAGCCAGCAATATGCAACCTCTATGACAAAAATGCAGTGTGTGAAAAAATCAAAGGCAGCCATGAAGCTTTTCTCTTCATTGGTCTCTACTTATTGGCTTTTGGTAGTGCAGGATTGAAAGCTTCTCTTCCATCACATGGTGCAGACCAATTTGATGAAAGAAATCCTAAAGAAGCTAGACAAATGTCCAGTTTTTTCAATGGTCTTCTACTTGCAATTTGTATTGGTGGTTCTGTCAGCTTAACTTTTAATGTTTGGATACAAGATAGTAAAGGATGGGATTGGGGTTTTGGAATCTCCACCATTGCTATTGTCTGTGCTACTATAGTCTTTGCCTTTGGATTGCCATTATACCGAATTCATGTTGCGCAAAGAACGAATTCACTCATTGAGATCTTGCAG GTATACATTGCTGCAATTCGCAACAGAAATCTTCCGCTTCCTGCAGATTCTGAAGAACTATATGAAATTGAACAGGACAAAGAAGCTGCAATGGACATAGAGTTTCTACCTCATAGAGACATTTTCAG GTTCTTGGATAAAGCAGCAATAGAAAGAAAATCTAATGATGTACAATCTGAAAAACCAAAGGTTCCAAGTCCATGGAAACTATGCAGAGTTACACAAGTAGAAAATGCAAAGATAATCCTAAGCATGATTCCAATATTCTGCTGCACAATCATAATGACACTTTGCTTAGCACAGCTTCAAACTTTCTCAGTTCAACAAGGCTTCACAATGGACACAAGAATCGCCAAACACTTTAACATCCCACCGGCATCACTACCAATCATACCAGTTGCATTCTTACTCATACTAATCCCTTTCTACGACCAAATATGCGTGCCACTTCTTCGTAAACTCACCGGAATCCCCACCGGTGTTACTCACTTGCAGCGAATAGGCGTCGGACTAGTACTATCCAGCATTTCGATGGCGATTGCAGCAATCATAGAAGTGAAAAGAAAAAATGTTGCTAGAGACAATAACATGCTTGATGCTGTCCCAGGAGTTCAACCATTGCCATTGAGTATATTTTGGCTATCTTTTCAGTACTTTGTGTTTGGTATAGCTGATATGTTTACCTATGTTGGACTTCTTGAGTTTTTCTATTCAGAAGCACCGAAAGGACTTAAAGCTACATCAACATGCTTCCTTTGGTGTTCTATGGCAATTGGATATTTTATAAGCAGCATAATGGTGCAACTTGTGAATAGGGCTACCAAGAATGTTACTGCAAGTGGTGGATGGTTAGCAGGGAATAATATTAACAGGAACCATTTAAACCTTTTCTACTTGTTGCTTTCTTTGTTGAGCCTGCTCAATTTCTTTGTCTATTTGGTAGTTTCAAAGAGGTACAAGTATAGGCTTCAAAGTCCTGCAGTTAAAGGTGTGGATTCTCAATAG